A window of the Xanthocytophaga agilis genome harbors these coding sequences:
- a CDS encoding radical SAM protein — MRLVHHPVLCNYYLTYRCNASCSFCDIWERPSPYATTENVYKNLNALKRLGVKVIDFTGGEPLLHRQLDEFLRMAKAMGFITTVTTNGLLYPKQAEKLKGLIDMLHFSLDSPIREEHDASRGVKCFDFVMESIQIAKRLDQKPDILFTVFEHNIHQIESVWRDICLPNDLVLILNPVFEYNNVATGQTLSDQTLASLSHWGKQKNIYLNDAFIQLRKDGGNHVDNPVCLAGSTTIVISPENQLMLPCYHLGIESVPIENNLYELYHSEKVQKLIALEGRLPGCEGCTINCYMQPSFAVEINKYWWKALPSTLKYNRMKGTWKELIRF; from the coding sequence ATGAGATTAGTGCATCATCCTGTATTGTGTAATTATTATCTGACCTATCGATGCAATGCTTCCTGTAGTTTTTGTGATATCTGGGAGCGTCCTTCTCCATATGCTACAACAGAAAATGTCTACAAAAATCTAAACGCATTAAAGCGTCTGGGAGTAAAAGTAATTGATTTTACAGGCGGCGAACCATTGTTACATCGTCAGTTAGATGAATTTCTCAGGATGGCAAAGGCAATGGGATTTATTACTACGGTTACCACCAATGGCTTGCTTTACCCCAAACAAGCAGAAAAGTTAAAAGGGCTAATAGACATGCTGCACTTTTCTCTGGATTCACCTATTCGTGAAGAACATGACGCATCCCGAGGCGTAAAGTGTTTTGACTTTGTGATGGAGTCTATTCAAATCGCTAAACGATTGGATCAAAAGCCAGATATTCTCTTTACTGTATTTGAACATAACATTCATCAGATTGAATCTGTCTGGAGAGACATCTGTTTGCCCAATGATCTTGTTTTGATTCTGAATCCTGTTTTTGAGTATAATAATGTAGCAACGGGACAGACTCTATCCGATCAGACATTGGCTTCTTTAAGTCATTGGGGTAAGCAAAAGAATATATACCTTAATGATGCCTTCATTCAATTGCGTAAAGATGGTGGAAATCATGTAGATAATCCGGTATGTTTAGCTGGAAGCACTACTATTGTGATTTCTCCGGAGAATCAGTTGATGTTACCTTGTTATCATCTGGGTATTGAATCTGTTCCAATAGAAAATAATCTGTATGAACTGTATCATTCTGAGAAGGTACAAAAACTCATTGCTTTAGAAGGCAGGTTGCCTGGTTGTGAGGGTTGTACAATCAATTGTTATATGCAACCATCTTTTGCTGTTGAGATCAATAAATATTGGTGGAAAGCTCTTCCAAGTACTCTTAAATACAATCGTATGAAAGGGACATGGAAAGAATTGATACGCTTCTAA